In a single window of the Serratia quinivorans genome:
- the ampE gene encoding regulatory protein AmpE: protein MTLFTLFTLLLVLAWERLFKLGEHWQLDHRLEVVFHRLHRFSLAQTLLMTLAWMVVVGGILWLSQGLFFGVVTLLLWIVIDLLCVGAGIKRKHYRAYLKAARQGDAHASDQMAEELALIHGLPVDCSEELRLRELQNALLWINFRYYLAPLFWFVVCGPYGPIALAGYSFLRAYQTWLARHNTPLERSQSGIDHLLNWLDWIPVRLAGVAYALFGHGERALPAWFASLGDLHSSQYQVLTRLAQFSLARDPHMDPVQTPRAAVTLARKVTMIIVVVVALLTIYGTLL, encoded by the coding sequence ATGACGCTGTTTACGCTGTTTACGCTGTTACTGGTTCTGGCGTGGGAACGTTTGTTCAAGCTGGGTGAGCATTGGCAGTTGGACCATCGCCTGGAGGTGGTGTTTCATCGGCTGCATCGGTTCTCGCTGGCGCAGACGTTGCTGATGACCCTGGCCTGGATGGTGGTGGTCGGGGGCATTCTGTGGCTGTCTCAAGGGCTGTTTTTCGGCGTAGTGACGCTGTTGCTGTGGATCGTTATTGATTTGCTGTGTGTGGGTGCGGGCATCAAGCGTAAACACTATCGCGCCTATCTGAAAGCGGCGCGGCAGGGAGATGCTCATGCCAGCGACCAGATGGCGGAGGAGCTGGCACTGATCCACGGTTTGCCGGTGGATTGCAGCGAAGAGCTGCGCCTGCGTGAACTGCAAAATGCGTTGCTGTGGATTAACTTCCGTTATTATCTGGCACCGCTGTTCTGGTTCGTGGTCTGCGGGCCTTATGGGCCGATTGCGCTGGCGGGCTACTCCTTCCTGCGTGCTTACCAGACCTGGTTGGCGCGCCATAATACCCCGCTGGAGCGTTCGCAGTCGGGCATCGATCATCTGTTGAACTGGCTGGACTGGATCCCGGTGCGTCTGGCCGGTGTGGCTTACGCCCTGTTTGGACATGGTGAGCGAGCACTGCCGGCATGGTTTGCATCGCTGGGCGATCTCCATTCTTCGCAGTATCAGGTGCTGACGCGGCTGGCACAGTTCTCACTGGCGCGTGATCCCCATATGGATCCGGTGCAGACCCCGCGGGCGGCGGTAACCCTGGCACGTAAGGTGACGATGATTATCGTGGTGGTGGTAGCCCTGCTGACGATTTACGGTACTTTGCTCTGA
- the nadC gene encoding Nicotinate-nucleotide pyrophosphorylase [carboxylating] has protein sequence MPTRRYSADSRRTELLERIESDIPYAVAQALREDLGGEVNAERDITAQLLPADTQAEATIITREPGIFCGKRWLNEVFIQLGNQVKVEWQVADGDSLVPDQPLCKLTGPARILLTGERTALNFVQTLSGVATEVSRYVALLQGTQTRLLDTRKTLPGLRTALKYAVLCGGGSNHRLGLSDAFLIKENHIIASGSIKKAVEKAFWLHADVPVEVEVESLDELQQALDAGADIVMLDNFSVEMMRAAVAQTQGRAQLEVSGNVTSETLRTFAETGVDYISVGALTKHVTALDLSMRFK, from the coding sequence ATGCCGACACGCCGCTACAGTGCCGACAGTCGCCGCACCGAGCTTCTTGAACGAATTGAAAGCGATATCCCCTATGCCGTTGCCCAGGCGCTGCGTGAAGACCTGGGTGGTGAAGTCAATGCCGAACGCGATATTACCGCGCAATTATTACCGGCTGACACCCAGGCCGAAGCCACCATTATTACCCGCGAGCCCGGCATCTTTTGTGGTAAGCGTTGGCTGAATGAAGTCTTCATTCAACTGGGTAACCAGGTGAAAGTGGAATGGCAGGTGGCGGACGGCGATAGCCTGGTCCCAGACCAGCCGCTCTGCAAACTGACCGGCCCGGCTCGGATATTGTTGACCGGTGAGCGCACCGCACTGAATTTTGTCCAGACGCTTTCCGGCGTAGCGACCGAAGTCAGCCGCTACGTGGCGCTGTTGCAAGGCACGCAAACCCGCCTGCTGGACACCCGCAAAACTCTGCCAGGGCTGCGCACCGCGCTGAAATATGCCGTGCTGTGCGGCGGCGGCAGTAACCATCGCCTGGGGCTGTCCGATGCCTTCCTGATCAAGGAAAACCACATCATTGCCTCCGGTTCGATTAAAAAGGCGGTCGAGAAAGCCTTCTGGCTGCATGCCGACGTACCTGTAGAGGTGGAGGTCGAATCGCTGGACGAACTGCAGCAGGCGCTGGATGCCGGTGCCGACATCGTCATGCTGGATAATTTCAGCGTCGAGATGATGCGTGCCGCCGTGGCGCAAACTCAGGGACGTGCGCAACTGGAAGTTTCAGGCAACGTGACCAGTGAAACCCTGCGCACCTTCGCCGAAACCGGCGTGGACTACATCTCTGTTGGCGCCCTGACCAAACACGTGACTGCGCTCGACCTGTCGATGCGCTTTAAATAA
- the pilE1 gene encoding Pilin encodes METQRGFTLIELMVVIAIIAILSAIGIPAYQRYIQKAAMTDMLQTMTPYKLAVELCVLDTGAPTGCNAGSQGIPAGDASRYVSAVKVTQGVISLTGTQTLQGLTVALTPTQNASGLTRWTRQCTSSNANLQETCQEVFRFDTTATAPTP; translated from the coding sequence ATGGAAACACAGCGCGGCTTTACCCTAATCGAACTGATGGTGGTGATCGCCATTATCGCCATCCTGAGCGCCATAGGCATTCCCGCCTACCAGCGCTATATCCAAAAAGCAGCGATGACCGACATGCTGCAAACCATGACGCCGTATAAACTGGCCGTTGAGTTGTGCGTGCTCGACACTGGCGCGCCAACCGGCTGTAACGCCGGCAGCCAAGGTATCCCTGCCGGTGATGCCTCACGCTACGTCAGCGCAGTCAAGGTCACCCAGGGCGTGATCTCACTGACCGGTACGCAAACGCTGCAAGGGCTGACGGTCGCACTAACCCCAACCCAAAACGCCAGCGGCCTGACACGCTGGACACGTCAGTGCACCAGCAGCAACGCCAATCTGCAGGAAACCTGTCAGGAAGTTTTCCGTTTTGACACCACCGCAACGGCACCAACGCCATGA
- the gspE gene encoding Type II traffic warden ATPase, with protein sequence MSTAISDEIHALCRRYQALALSEDRYCLNVALTAEAPQALLSALRFATGKRIHLEQWPAARLEMELNQRQIQGDRLPQEVPETQPDAPSLNDDSDAPVVQFINQTLRIAIQRRASDIHFEPYQQTLRIRLRIDGVLQAITSPPFTLAARLIARLKIMRQLDIAERRLPQDGQLSVQLDNASYSMRIATLPTLHGEKVVLRVLQTERQELPLDRLGMDPPALAEFAAALSCPQGMILVTGPTGSGKTVTLYSGLRQLNDAQSNLCSVEDPIEIPLFGVNQTQINAKTDLDFSRVLRALLRQDPDVIMIGEIRDGETAEIAVKAAQTGHLVLSTLHTNSTSETLTRLTHMGIPGYLTAACLKLVIAQRLVRKLCSHCRYQQSQPVRFPAAIWATPLLPWQADGCEHCFSGYYGRTGVYELLTITPEVQAGLLRGAAPGELADIAQQQGQTTLLQAGLTLVSQGTTSLEEVYRIVGIIAGEEVT encoded by the coding sequence ATGAGTACGGCAATCAGTGACGAAATCCATGCGCTGTGCCGCCGTTATCAGGCACTGGCTCTCAGCGAAGATCGGTACTGCCTGAATGTGGCCCTGACGGCAGAGGCGCCACAGGCGCTGCTGTCGGCGCTGCGTTTCGCCACCGGCAAGCGCATTCATCTGGAACAGTGGCCGGCCGCCCGGCTGGAAATGGAACTGAACCAACGACAAATACAAGGCGATCGACTCCCGCAAGAAGTGCCGGAGACACAACCTGATGCACCCTCATTAAACGACGACAGCGACGCTCCCGTTGTGCAGTTTATCAATCAGACGCTGCGCATCGCCATTCAACGGCGTGCCTCGGATATTCATTTCGAGCCTTACCAACAGACGCTACGTATCCGCCTGCGGATCGACGGGGTACTGCAGGCGATAACCTCACCGCCATTCACGCTCGCCGCTCGCCTCATCGCCCGGCTGAAGATCATGAGGCAGTTGGACATTGCCGAACGTCGCCTGCCACAGGATGGCCAGCTCAGCGTGCAATTGGATAACGCCAGTTACTCAATGCGCATCGCCACCCTGCCCACGCTGCACGGCGAAAAAGTGGTGCTGCGAGTCCTGCAAACCGAACGCCAGGAGCTACCGCTGGATCGGCTGGGAATGGATCCGCCGGCGTTGGCGGAGTTTGCCGCGGCATTGTCCTGTCCACAGGGTATGATCCTGGTCACCGGCCCGACCGGCAGTGGTAAAACCGTGACGCTTTACAGCGGCCTGCGTCAGTTGAATGATGCGCAAAGTAATTTATGCAGCGTCGAGGATCCGATCGAGATCCCGTTGTTTGGCGTTAACCAGACGCAAATCAATGCCAAAACCGACCTGGATTTTTCCCGCGTTTTACGCGCCTTACTGCGACAAGATCCGGACGTGATCATGATCGGTGAAATCCGCGACGGGGAAACGGCAGAGATCGCGGTTAAAGCCGCGCAAACCGGCCATCTGGTGCTATCTACATTGCACACCAACTCCACCAGCGAAACCCTGACGCGCCTGACCCATATGGGGATTCCCGGCTATCTGACTGCCGCCTGCCTGAAGCTGGTGATAGCCCAACGGCTGGTGCGCAAACTTTGCAGCCACTGCCGCTATCAGCAAAGCCAGCCCGTACGCTTCCCTGCCGCCATTTGGGCCACGCCCCTGCTGCCCTGGCAGGCTGATGGTTGCGAACACTGCTTTAGCGGCTACTACGGCCGCACCGGGGTATATGAATTACTGACTATCACCCCAGAGGTACAGGCCGGGCTGTTACGGGGCGCCGCCCCTGGTGAACTGGCCGACATTGCCCAACAGCAAGGGCAGACAACGCTGCTGCAAGCCGGGTTAACGCTGGTTTCGCAAGGTACCACATCGCTGGAAGAGGTATATCGCATTGTCGGCATCATTGCCGGTGAGGAGGTAACGTGA
- the epsF gene encoding Cholera toxin secretion protein epsF, producing MKALRLFLWQAIDPQGQLRQGELMCSEKNLVNHWLIEQGLQPCQINSGKRIAPSQWRGEPLIQFTRQLATLLQAGLPLVSGLQLLAAEHPSAAWRCLLRDISEQVRQGQPFSEVIAGQHAIFPLIYRQLIAIGELTGHLDQCCLQLAQQQEAQQKLQKKVVKALRYPLFICAVALLVSILMLVMVLPEFAGVYQSFNAPLPWFTQGLLNLSTWLIHGGPWLVTGMGCTIFAYFRRLHPQSHWRRREQAALLRLPLIAQLIKGGCLSQIFRILAMTQQAGLTLVEGLNAAALSVDNLFYRQAMEKVQHQIAQGQTFHSALGEQALFPPLCQQLVRVGEESGSLDTLLGKLALWHEQQTFELADTLAQTLEPILMLVVGGIVGTLVIAMYLPIFQLGNVLG from the coding sequence GTGAAAGCGCTGCGCCTTTTCCTCTGGCAGGCGATTGACCCTCAGGGTCAACTGCGTCAGGGCGAACTGATGTGCAGCGAAAAGAATTTGGTCAACCACTGGTTGATCGAACAAGGGCTACAACCCTGCCAAATTAACAGCGGGAAACGCATTGCCCCCAGTCAGTGGCGCGGCGAACCCTTGATCCAGTTCACCCGCCAACTTGCCACCCTGCTGCAGGCCGGGTTGCCGCTGGTCAGCGGGTTGCAATTGCTGGCGGCAGAACACCCGTCTGCCGCCTGGCGCTGTCTGCTGCGGGACATCAGCGAACAGGTGCGGCAAGGCCAACCCTTTTCCGAGGTTATCGCCGGGCAACATGCCATCTTTCCTCTGATCTACCGCCAGTTGATCGCCATTGGGGAACTGACCGGCCACCTGGATCAGTGCTGTTTGCAACTGGCCCAACAGCAGGAAGCACAGCAAAAACTGCAGAAGAAAGTGGTTAAGGCGCTGCGTTATCCCTTGTTTATCTGCGCAGTAGCGCTGTTGGTGAGCATTCTGATGTTGGTCATGGTGTTACCGGAATTTGCCGGCGTCTATCAGTCCTTCAATGCGCCGCTGCCGTGGTTTACCCAGGGGCTGCTGAACCTTTCTACCTGGTTGATCCACGGCGGCCCCTGGCTGGTGACGGGGATGGGTTGCACAATATTTGCTTATTTTCGAAGACTGCACCCGCAGTCACACTGGCGCAGGCGCGAACAGGCGGCATTACTGCGCCTGCCGCTGATCGCTCAATTGATCAAGGGCGGTTGCCTGAGCCAAATATTCCGCATTCTGGCCATGACTCAACAGGCCGGGCTCACGTTGGTTGAAGGATTGAATGCCGCAGCGCTGTCGGTGGACAACCTGTTTTACCGACAGGCGATGGAGAAGGTGCAGCACCAGATAGCGCAGGGTCAGACTTTCCACAGTGCGTTGGGGGAACAGGCACTTTTCCCCCCGCTTTGTCAGCAGTTAGTCCGGGTGGGCGAAGAATCCGGCTCGTTAGATACGCTGTTGGGCAAGCTGGCGCTGTGGCATGAGCAGCAAACTTTTGAGTTGGCCGATACGCTGGCGCAAACGCTGGAACCGATATTGATGCTGGTGGTGGGCGGGATCGTCGGCACGCTGGTGATCGCCATGTATTTGCCGATATTCCAGTTGGGAAATGTTTTGGGGTAA
- the guaC gene encoding GMP reductase translates to MRIEEDLKLGFKDVLIRPKRSTLKSRSEVELERQFTFKHSGLSWSGVPIIAANMDSVGTFSMAEALASFDVLTAVHKHYTLEQWAAFVQRVPASVLRHVMVSTGTSEADFVKMQQILALSPGLKFICIDVANGYSEHFVAFLQKAREACPNHVICAGNVVTGEMVEELILSGADIVKVGIGPGSVCTTRVKTGVGYPQLSAVIECADAAHGLGGQIVSDGGCSVPGDVAKAFGGGADFVMLGGMLAGHDECEGTVVEENGEKFMLFYGMSSESAMKRHVGGVAQYRAAEGKTVKLPLRGEVEFTVRDILGGLRSACTYVGAERLKELTKRTTFIRVAEQENRVFGSN, encoded by the coding sequence ATGCGTATTGAAGAAGATTTGAAGTTAGGCTTTAAAGATGTGCTGATTCGCCCTAAGCGCTCCACGCTGAAAAGCCGTTCAGAAGTTGAACTGGAGCGTCAGTTTACCTTCAAACATTCTGGCCTGAGCTGGTCCGGCGTGCCAATTATCGCCGCCAACATGGACTCAGTCGGCACCTTCAGCATGGCAGAGGCACTGGCTTCCTTCGACGTACTCACCGCCGTACACAAACACTACACCCTTGAACAATGGGCCGCATTTGTGCAGCGCGTACCGGCATCGGTGCTGCGCCACGTTATGGTTTCAACCGGCACTTCAGAAGCTGATTTTGTGAAGATGCAGCAAATTCTGGCCTTGTCGCCGGGGTTGAAGTTTATCTGTATCGACGTCGCCAACGGTTACTCAGAGCATTTTGTCGCCTTCTTGCAGAAAGCGCGTGAAGCCTGCCCGAACCATGTGATCTGTGCCGGTAACGTAGTCACTGGTGAAATGGTTGAAGAGTTGATCCTCTCCGGTGCCGATATCGTCAAAGTGGGTATTGGTCCTGGGTCAGTCTGCACCACCCGAGTGAAAACCGGTGTGGGTTATCCGCAGCTGTCTGCGGTGATCGAGTGCGCCGATGCGGCACACGGCCTTGGCGGTCAGATCGTCAGTGATGGCGGTTGTTCGGTACCGGGTGATGTAGCTAAAGCCTTTGGTGGCGGCGCAGATTTTGTCATGCTGGGTGGCATGCTGGCCGGTCATGACGAGTGCGAAGGCACAGTAGTGGAAGAGAACGGCGAGAAATTCATGCTGTTCTACGGTATGAGTTCCGAATCGGCGATGAAACGTCACGTCGGTGGTGTTGCCCAGTACCGTGCGGCAGAAGGCAAAACCGTCAAACTGCCACTGCGTGGCGAGGTTGAATTTACCGTCCGTGACATTCTTGGTGGCCTGCGCTCTGCCTGTACTTATGTCGGTGCGGAACGTCTGAAAGAGCTGACCAAACGCACCACCTTTATCCGCGTAGCGGAGCAGGAAAACCGCGTATTCGGCAGTAACTAA
- the coaE gene encoding Dephospho-CoA kinase, giving the protein MAYIVALTGGIGSGKSTVADAFARHGVTVVDADVIARQVVEPGTPALAAIAKRFGNEMLQPDGRLNRAALRQRIFSNPDEKSWLNQLLHPLIHQETQCQLAQVTSPYALWVVPLLVENNLQARADRVLVVDVDSETQLARTIARDGISRQQAQNILSAQVTREQRLAAADDIIDNSGTAQGIEPLVAALHRRYLELAASATRQD; this is encoded by the coding sequence ATGGCCTACATTGTTGCGTTGACAGGGGGTATCGGCAGCGGTAAGTCAACCGTGGCAGACGCCTTTGCCCGCCATGGCGTGACGGTGGTCGATGCAGACGTTATCGCCAGGCAAGTTGTCGAACCTGGCACCCCGGCGCTGGCTGCTATCGCCAAACGTTTTGGTAATGAAATGTTGCAGCCTGATGGCAGGCTTAACCGCGCTGCGCTCCGTCAGCGTATCTTCAGTAACCCGGATGAAAAGAGCTGGCTGAACCAACTGCTGCACCCGCTGATTCATCAGGAAACCCAATGCCAACTGGCGCAAGTGACCAGTCCTTATGCACTTTGGGTCGTTCCCCTGCTGGTTGAAAACAACCTGCAGGCACGCGCCGATCGCGTCCTGGTGGTCGACGTTGACAGCGAGACTCAGTTGGCCAGAACCATCGCCCGCGACGGCATCAGCCGTCAGCAGGCACAGAACATACTGTCCGCGCAGGTCACGCGCGAGCAGCGCCTGGCCGCTGCAGATGACATAATTGATAATAGCGGCACCGCTCAGGGGATAGAGCCATTGGTTGCCGCACTGCATCGCCGTTACCTTGAGCTGGCGGCATCAGCGACCCGACAGGATTAA
- a CDS encoding Protein of uncharacterised function (DUF1342) translates to MSDVSPSVLFEHPLNEKMRTWLRMEFLLQQLHGQRALSETAIALTFFRTVADLLDVLERGEVRTELLKELERQQQKLLAWADVPGVDMSLVDQLRNQLKQRGAALMSAPRLGQSLREDRLISLVRQRLSIPGGCCSFDLPTLHMWMHAPQQERDDDVANWQQTLEPLNQALTMVLDLIRQSGQFRNQISLNGFFQDNAEGADLLRLRINLAHQLYPQISGHKTRYAIRFLPLDSELGVVPERLTFELACC, encoded by the coding sequence ATGAGTGATGTTTCCCCAAGCGTTCTTTTTGAACACCCGTTGAATGAAAAAATGCGTACCTGGTTGCGTATGGAGTTTTTACTGCAGCAATTGCACGGCCAGCGGGCATTGAGCGAAACAGCCATTGCCCTGACCTTCTTCCGTACCGTCGCCGATCTGCTCGACGTGCTGGAACGCGGCGAAGTGCGCACAGAGTTACTGAAAGAGCTGGAACGACAGCAGCAAAAGCTTTTGGCCTGGGCCGATGTGCCAGGTGTCGACATGTCGCTGGTGGATCAGTTGCGCAACCAGTTGAAACAGCGCGGGGCGGCATTGATGTCTGCTCCGCGTCTTGGCCAGTCGCTGCGTGAAGACCGGCTGATTAGCCTGGTGCGTCAGCGCCTGAGCATCCCCGGCGGGTGTTGCAGCTTTGATTTACCGACCCTGCACATGTGGATGCATGCACCCCAGCAAGAACGGGATGATGACGTAGCCAACTGGCAGCAAACGCTGGAGCCACTGAACCAGGCGCTGACCATGGTGCTGGATCTGATCCGTCAGTCCGGGCAGTTTCGCAATCAGATCAGTTTGAACGGTTTCTTCCAGGATAACGCGGAAGGCGCCGATCTGTTGCGCTTGCGCATCAATCTGGCACACCAACTTTATCCGCAGATTTCCGGCCATAAGACGCGCTATGCGATCCGCTTCCTGCCGCTGGACAGTGAGCTTGGCGTGGTACCGGAACGATTAACCTTTGAGTTGGCCTGTTGCTAA
- the yacG gene encoding DNA gyrase inhibitor YacG, with protein MTTVVKCPTCGKGVVWGEVSPFRPFCSKRCQLIDLGEWADEEKRIPSNSDLSESEEWSEGQIGPEPI; from the coding sequence ATGACGACCGTAGTGAAATGCCCAACCTGTGGCAAAGGTGTAGTTTGGGGTGAAGTGAGCCCGTTCCGCCCGTTTTGCAGCAAACGCTGTCAGTTAATCGATCTGGGCGAGTGGGCCGATGAAGAGAAGCGTATTCCCAGCAACAGCGATCTGTCGGAAAGCGAAGAATGGAGTGAAGGACAAATCGGTCCGGAACCGATTTGA
- the mutT gene encoding 8-oxo-dGTP diphosphatase, with protein MKHLNIAVGIIRNAQQEIFITRRAADSHMAGFWEFPGGKIEQGETPEQALSRELQEETGIETKCAELLEVLEHRFSDRIVTLNFYLVEGWAGEPFGREGQPMRWVKQADLREEEFPEANVSIIKLLVAQANAAQ; from the coding sequence ATGAAACATCTGAACATCGCCGTTGGCATCATTCGAAACGCCCAGCAGGAAATCTTTATTACCCGGCGTGCCGCCGATTCACATATGGCCGGTTTCTGGGAGTTTCCTGGCGGCAAGATTGAGCAGGGGGAGACGCCGGAGCAGGCGCTTAGCCGTGAACTGCAGGAAGAAACCGGCATTGAAACCAAGTGCGCAGAGCTATTGGAAGTGCTTGAACACCGATTTAGCGATCGTATCGTGACGCTGAATTTTTATCTGGTAGAAGGTTGGGCAGGTGAGCCGTTTGGCCGTGAAGGTCAGCCAATGCGCTGGGTGAAACAGGCTGATTTACGGGAGGAAGAATTCCCGGAGGCCAATGTCAGTATTATCAAACTGTTGGTGGCACAGGCGAACGCTGCACAGTAA
- the secA gene encoding preprotein translocase subunit SecA gives MLVKLLTKVFGSRNDRTLRRMRKAVELINQMEPDMEKLSDDELKAKTNEFRARLEKGEVLENLLPEAFAVVRESSKRVFGMRHFDVQLLGGMVLNDRCIAEMRTGEGKTLTATLPAYLNALSGRGVHVVTVNDYLAQRDAENNRPLFEFLGLSIGINLPGMPAPAKREAYAADITYGTNNEYGFDYLRDNMAFSPEERVQRKLHYALVDEVDSILIDEARTPLIISGPAEDSSEMYIRVNKLIPQLIRQEKEDSDSFQGEGHFSVDEKARQVHLTERGLILIEEMLMEAGIMDEGESLYSPTNIMLMHHVTAALRAHVLFTRDVDYIVKDGEVIIVDEHTGRTMQGRRWSDGLHQAVEAKEGVEIQNENQTLASITFQNYFRLYEKLAGMTGTADTEAFEFSSIYKLDTIVVPTNRPMIRKDMPDLVYMTELEKIGAIIEDIRERTVNGQPVLVGTISIEKSEVVSRELTKAGIEHKVLNAKFHAMEADIVAQAGQSSAVTIATNMAGRGTDIVLGGSWQAEIEQLEDPTEEQIAEIKAAWKIRHDAVLAAGGLHIIGTERHESRRIDNQLRGRSGRQGDAGSSRFYLSMEDALMRIFASDRVSSMMRKLGMKEGEAIEHPWVTKAIANAQRKVESRNFDIRKQLLEYDDVANDQRRAIYSQRNELLDVSDVSETITSIREDVFKTTIDGYIQPESLEEEWDIEGLTERLKNDFDLDMPIAEWLDKEPQLHEETLRERILEKAKEEYQRKEEVVGVEMMRNFEKGVMLQTLDSLWKEHLAAMDYLRQGIHLRGYAQKDPKQEYKRESFNMFATMLESLKHEVISVLSKVQVRMPEEVEALELQRREEAERLAKQQQLSHYEENALVTEDPNAPATAERKVGRNDPCPCGSGKKYKQCHGRLQS, from the coding sequence ATGTTAGTGAAATTATTGACCAAAGTTTTTGGTAGCCGTAACGATCGTACACTGCGTCGCATGCGTAAAGCGGTTGAACTGATCAATCAGATGGAACCGGACATGGAAAAACTGTCCGATGACGAACTGAAAGCCAAGACCAACGAGTTCCGCGCGCGCCTGGAAAAGGGTGAAGTGCTGGAAAACCTGCTGCCGGAAGCCTTCGCCGTAGTGCGCGAATCAAGCAAGCGCGTGTTTGGCATGCGTCACTTCGACGTGCAGCTGCTGGGCGGTATGGTACTGAACGATCGCTGTATCGCAGAGATGCGTACCGGTGAAGGTAAAACCCTGACTGCAACCCTGCCGGCCTATCTGAACGCCCTGAGCGGCCGTGGCGTGCACGTGGTTACAGTGAACGACTATTTGGCACAGCGTGACGCCGAAAATAACCGCCCACTGTTCGAGTTCCTCGGCCTGAGCATCGGTATCAACCTGCCAGGTATGCCGGCACCGGCCAAGCGTGAAGCTTATGCCGCCGACATTACCTACGGTACCAACAACGAATACGGCTTTGACTACCTGCGCGACAACATGGCGTTCAGTCCGGAAGAGCGAGTTCAGCGCAAGCTGCACTATGCGTTGGTGGATGAGGTTGACTCCATCCTGATCGATGAAGCGCGTACTCCGTTGATCATCTCCGGTCCGGCTGAAGACAGCTCCGAGATGTACATCAGAGTTAACAAGCTGATCCCTCAGTTGATCCGTCAGGAAAAAGAAGATTCCGACTCCTTCCAGGGCGAAGGCCACTTCTCTGTTGACGAGAAAGCGCGCCAGGTGCACCTGACCGAACGCGGTCTGATCCTGATCGAAGAAATGCTGATGGAAGCCGGCATCATGGATGAAGGCGAGTCACTGTACTCACCGACCAACATCATGCTGATGCACCACGTGACCGCTGCGCTGCGTGCCCACGTGCTGTTTACCCGTGACGTTGACTACATCGTAAAAGACGGTGAAGTCATTATCGTTGACGAACACACCGGCCGTACCATGCAGGGGCGTCGCTGGTCTGATGGTCTGCATCAGGCAGTGGAAGCAAAAGAAGGCGTGGAAATCCAGAACGAGAACCAGACGCTGGCATCCATCACCTTCCAGAACTACTTCCGTCTGTACGAGAAGCTGGCCGGGATGACCGGTACCGCCGACACCGAAGCCTTTGAATTCAGCTCTATCTACAAGCTCGACACCATAGTGGTGCCGACAAACCGTCCGATGATCCGTAAGGACATGCCGGATCTGGTCTACATGACCGAGCTGGAGAAGATTGGCGCCATCATTGAAGATATCCGTGAACGTACCGTCAACGGACAGCCTGTGCTGGTGGGGACCATCTCGATTGAAAAATCCGAAGTGGTTTCCCGCGAACTGACCAAAGCCGGTATCGAACACAAGGTTCTGAACGCCAAATTCCACGCCATGGAAGCGGACATCGTGGCCCAGGCAGGCCAAAGCAGTGCGGTCACTATCGCCACCAACATGGCGGGTCGTGGTACCGATATCGTGCTGGGCGGCAGCTGGCAGGCCGAGATTGAACAGTTGGAAGACCCAACTGAAGAGCAAATTGCCGAAATCAAGGCAGCCTGGAAAATTCGCCATGATGCGGTACTGGCCGCAGGCGGCCTGCACATCATTGGTACCGAGCGTCATGAATCACGCCGTATCGATAACCAGTTGCGCGGCCGTTCAGGTCGTCAGGGTGATGCCGGTTCATCCCGCTTCTACCTGTCGATGGAAGATGCTCTGATGCGTATTTTCGCCTCGGATCGCGTTTCCAGCATGATGCGTAAACTGGGTATGAAAGAAGGTGAGGCCATTGAGCACCCATGGGTCACCAAGGCGATTGCCAACGCACAGCGCAAAGTGGAAAGCCGCAACTTTGACATTCGTAAGCAACTGCTGGAATACGATGATGTGGCCAACGACCAGCGTCGCGCTATCTACAGCCAGCGTAACGAACTGTTGGACGTGTCTGACGTTAGCGAAACCATCACCAGCATCCGTGAAGACGTGTTCAAGACCACTATCGACGGCTACATTCAGCCAGAATCGCTGGAAGAAGAGTGGGACATTGAGGGGCTGACAGAGCGCCTGAAAAACGACTTCGATCTGGATATGCCAATCGCCGAATGGTTGGACAAAGAGCCTCAGCTGCACGAAGAAACTCTGCGTGAGCGTATTCTGGAAAAGGCGAAAGAAGAGTACCAGCGTAAAGAAGAAGTGGTTGGCGTCGAGATGATGCGCAACTTCGAGAAGGGTGTGATGCTGCAGACACTGGATTCCCTGTGGAAAGAGCATCTGGCGGCGATGGACTACCTGCGTCAGGGCATCCATCTGCGTGGTTATGCGCAGAAAGATCCTAAGCAGGAGTACAAACGCGAGTCCTTCAACATGTTTGCCACCATGCTGGAATCGCTGAAGCATGAAGTCATCAGCGTACTGAGCAAGGTTCAGGTGCGGATGCCGGAAGAGGTTGAAGCGCTGGAGCTGCAGCGTCGTGAAGAAGCCGAGCGCCTGGCCAAGCAGCAACAGCTGAGCCACTATGAAGAAAATGCGCTGGTTACCGAGGATCCGAATGCACCGGCAACGGCGGAACGTAAAGTAGGGCGTAACGATCCTTGCCCATGCGGTTCCGGTAAAAAATACAAACAGTGCCACGGCCGTCTTCAGAGCTAA